In Anthonomus grandis grandis chromosome 6, icAntGran1.3, whole genome shotgun sequence, one DNA window encodes the following:
- the LOC126737690 gene encoding uncharacterized protein LOC126737690 gives MNVNQFLLCPLIFVILTPTIMAECPRLCECKWKYGKESVICQHADLNSVPPVLDSGTQILDLRDNPISSLKNGEFSNAGLVNLQKIFIAKCNLKTIERYAFKDLINLVELDLSYNQLSTIPTDSFESISELRELHLNNNPIQIVSNAAFSSVPQLFKLDLSSCKINKIDLRAFVGLEDSLKWLKLDNNRLTEVEATSFTILRNLHGLELSGNPWNCSCKLGELRNWMLRQNVPYDIPPICQAPKRLQDKSWKMLDLDEFACSPKIYSSEGKTHGVEGKNVTISCNIDGIPRPDVKWLLRNKVLMNISGAAPLSGKKLYIVNQKLNVSELTIYSAELQDAGTYMCVAENKAGKSEAVVTLTVAKNNSDIQFSHKLLIIGLLFGIILTFSCCLIAAGFISVRKKRLLKWHSEECGREDNYEKIELKQKVCQRSANGGVSKEDNALITIPKKNGDYSVVPGVDTDHENDEEEESTLEITTPGTSNEKKWTNEEQPNQVSASAMGTSTPSKENEVGSRDNIRKNPKSTYGTSNTWTTNENPVIHTTAPAWKTIPNPIYSMTNVLRQVPDVVGHSSYSQNNKSRTQSENGSANDINELFCTLPRKRDLLRYKSSDSQSPLLPESRYASTSSSESFTRRASIEAQRYPLANSIGKSRAIKKSSGSMLNLTRDDKVSNFNATPLLDVKCLETRLSPMQDLHTLNSNPYDYHAAQLEKFLEEYRVLQKQLTKMKETCDTICQEQMKDSVSTPSSSSGVSSYNISNKIISSPNSNSIQDSVDFKKFESELTKYLMARSPTNSNNLTPGTLRN, from the exons ATGAACGTGAATCAGTTCCTGTTATGTCCACTCATTTTCGTTATACTAACACCCACAATAATGGCCGAGTGTCCTCGTTTATGCGAGTGCAAATGGAAATATGGAAAAGAATCTGTCATATGTCAGCATGCCGATCTCAATAGTGTTCCCCCAGTTTTGGATAGTGGGACGCAAATATTAGATTTAAGAGACAACCCGATAAGCTCTCTTAAAAATGGTGAATTCAGTAACGCTGGCTTGGTGAATCTACAAAAGATTTTCATAGCCAAATGTAACCTAAAAACTATAGAGAGATACGCATTTAAAGATCTTATTAATTTAGTTGAGTTAGACTTGAGCTACAATCAGCTCAGCACCATACCAACAGATAGTTTTGAGTCCATATCAGAACTCAGAGAGTTACATTTAAACAATAATCCAATACAAATTGTATCTAATGCAGCATTCAGCAGTGTTCCACAGCTATTTAAGCTAGATCTATCTAGTTGTAAAATCAACAAAATAGATCTAAGAGCGTTTGTTGGATTAGAAGACTCACTAAAATGGCTCAAACTTGATAATAATCGATTGACAGAAGTTGAGGCTACTTCATTTACTATTCTCAGGAATTTGCACGGGCTTGAGTTATCag GTAATCCTTGGAATTGCTCCTGTAAGCTAGGCGAACTAAGAAATTGGATGCTACGTCAAAATGTGCCCTACGATATTCCACCAATCTGTCAAGCTCCAAAAAGGCTGCAAGACAAATCCTGGAAGATGTTGGATCTGGACGAATTTGCATGCTCACCCAAAATTTACTCCAGCGAAGGGAAAACTCACGGTGTCGAAGGCAAAAATGTGACAATATCTTGTAACATTGATGGCATACCTAGGCCGGACGTAAAGTGGCTTCTTAGAAACAAGGTTTTAATGAATATAAGTGGTGCAGCTCCATTAAGTGGTAAAAAGTTGTATATAgtgaatcaaaaattaaatgtaagtGAACTTACAATTTATAGTGCAGAACTGCAAGATGCAGGTACATACATGTGCGTGGCTGAGAATAAAGCGGGCAAATCAGAAGCGGTAGTTACTTTAACAGTGGCAAAAAACAATAGTGACATTCAGTTTTCACATAAACTTTTGATAATCGGTCTCTTGTTCGgtataattttgacattttcctgCTGTTTAATTGCGGCAGGTTTTATTAGTGTCCGAAAAAAGCGCCTACTAAAGTGGCACAGTGAAGAGTGCGGTCGCGAGGATAATTACGAAAAAATCGAGCTCAAACAAAAAGTCTGTCAGCGAAGTGCAAACGGTGGAGTGAGTAAGGAAGATAATGCTTTGATAACAATACCGAAGAAAAACGGCGACTATAGTGTAGTTCCTGGTGTGGACACggaccatgaaaatgatgaagAAGAGGAAAGTACTTTGGAGATTACGACGCCTGGTACTTCAAACGAGAAGAAATGGACCAACGAAGAACAACCTAACCAAGTATCAGCTAGTGCGATGGGCACTTCGACTCCAAGTAAAGAAAACGAAGTCGGATCTAG agaCAATATCAGGAAGAATCCCAAATCAACGTATGGTACATCTAACACGTGGACCACTAACGAAAACCCGGTGATCCACACGACTGCGCCAGCATGGAAAACTATTCCGAATCCCATTTACTCCATGACGAACGTGCTTAGGCAGGTGCCAGACGTTGTAGGACATTCGAGCTACTCACAAAACAATAAGAGCAGAACTCAAAGTGAAAACGGAAGTGCGAATGATATCAATGAATTATTTTGTACTTTGCCAAGAAAGAGGGACTTATTAAGGTATAAAAGTAGTGACAGCCAATCACCCTTGTTGCCTGAAAGCAGGTATGCAAGTACCAGCAGCTCAGAAAGCTTTACCAGAAGGGCATCGATTGAAGCTCAGAGATACCCTTTAGCAAATTCTATAGGGAAGAgtagagcaataaaaaaatccagCGGAAGTATGCTTAATTTAACCAGAGATGACAAGGTTTCAAATTTTAATGCGACGCCTTTATTAGATGTAAAGTGTTTAGAAACTCGTTTGTCTCCTATGCAAGACTTGCACACTTTAAATTCCAACCCTTATGACTACCATGCTGCTCAGCTTGAGAAATTTTTAGAAGAATACAGGGTGTTGCAAAAGCAGTTAACAAAAATGAAGGAGACTTGTGACACGATATGTCAGGAACAGATGAAGGACAGCGTTTCCACGCCGTCTTCATCTTCAGGAGTTAGTAGTTACAAtataagcaataaaataatatcatccCCGAACTCGAATTCAATTCAGGATTCGgtggattttaaaaaattcgaaaGCGAACTAACAAAGTACTTAATGGCAAGAAGTCCTACAAATTCTAACAATTTAACCCCAGGGACGTtaagaaattaa
- the LOC126737650 gene encoding uncharacterized protein LOC126737650 — protein sequence MRPYLLISAFVVIAIANAQLLPNFVPAFPDNPLDGKPWTGPIADHKLGVHPSDTPEVAAAKAQHFNVYNAVLKTLPILPPEETKVNVNIPVPIPTAHIPQHLIPVVPEYQPQVHHPQPLAFPTPSSLFRIPESINKKIDVFAEEIPRSEFGEVPEVAAARATHLKAFEEAKRIAAKPIEHLVQPQNHR from the exons atgagaCCGTATTTACtt aTTTCCGCTTTCGTTGTAATTGCCATTGCCAATGCACAGTTGCTACCCAATTTCGTTCCCGCATTCCCAGATAATCCCCTAGACGGGAAACCCTGGACCGGACCAATTGCTGACCATAAATTAGGTGTACACCCAAGTGACACTCCAGAGGTAGCCGCAGCTAAAGCTCAgcattttaatgtttataacGCAGTCCTTAAAACTTTACCCATACTACCTCCAGAAGAAACCAAAGTGAACGTAAACATTCCTGTTCCAATTCCAACTGCTCATATCCCACAACATTTAATACCGGTTGTTCCAGAATATCAACCACAA gtaCATCACCCTCAACCTCTAGCATTCCCAACTCCTTCCAGCTTATTTAGGATCCCAgaatctattaataaaaaaattgatgtatTTGCCGAAGAAATTCCCAGGAGTGAGTTTGGTGAAGTACCAGAAGTAGCTGCAGCCAGGGCCACTCATCTGAAGGCATTTGAAGAAGCTAAAAGAATTGCTGCTAAACCTATAGAGCACCTAGTACAGCCCCAAAACCATCGATGA
- the LOC126737694 gene encoding uncharacterized protein LOC126737694, whose product MPGGGCGCPCANCKPLRTSRKSSRRSSATDSYRPRKNSNNVPPSMRRRRSTAACCQESSDTSSSWDESSESDSCSCSDCFDSESSLSDDCSSSKVSKGCCYSKPPGRCGC is encoded by the exons ATGCCTGGAGGAGGATGCGGTTGTCCTTGCGCCAACTGCAAACCTTTAAGGACAAGTCGCAAATCGAGTAGAAGAAGTTCGGCGACCGATAGTTATAGACCAagaaag AATTCAAATAATGTTCCACCTTCAATGAGGCGAAGAAGGAGTACAGCGGCATGCTGTCAAGAATCTTCTGATACTTCTTCATCGTGGGATGAATCTTCTGAGTCAGATAGCTGTAGTTGTAGTGATTGTTTCGATTCAGAAAGTTCTCTAAGTGACGACTGTAGCTCTTCAAAGGTTTCAAAAGGTTGTTGCTATTCAAAACCACCAGGACGTTGCGGATGTTGA